One Burkholderia sp. 9120 genomic window, TTCGACGATCGTCTGCGCGAGCAGGGCGTCGCGCTGACGCGGCGCTGGGACGCGGCGCGTCAGACGATCGCGGGCTTGCAGGCGGAAATCGAACAGTTGACGATTCGCGCGCCGTTCGCCGGCACGCTCGATGTGCCGGGCGACGCGCTCGCGGCCGGCACGTGGCTGCCGCGCGGCGAGCGGCTATACGACGTGATTGGGCCCGGCGGTATCAAGGGCGACGCGTTTGTCGGCGAGAACGACGTGGGCCGCGTGCGGACCGGCGAGCCGGCGGTGTTCGTCGCGACGCTCGCGGAAATGCGGCCGGTGCATTGCCGCGTGCAGGCCGTCGACAAAGTGAATATCGGCGTGCTCGACGAGCCTTCGGTCGCGAGCCAGTATGGCGGCCCGATTCCCGCCGAGCAGGACGCGAAGACGCATCAACTGGTGCCGTTGCAGGCGACCTGGCGAGTGCGGATCGGCGACTGCGATAGCGGCAGGATGCTGACGCGCGAGTTGACGGGAAGCGCGTCGCTGGATGGCGGGCGGGAGAGTTATGCGGGCAAGTGGCTGCGTGCGCTCGTCGCGGTCATGCAGGGGGAAGGCGGCTTTTAAGCCAACTTTCGTCGCGTGGCGACCGCTCAGTTCGGTGCGGCCACGTTGAACGGCTTGCCCGGAATCCACGCCCACGTGGCCAGCACTTTTGCGCCTGCCGGGCCGGCCTTCGTGACGTGGACGACGTTCGCCGGCATCCGGTAGCTCTCGCCGGCATGCACGATCCGATCGGGCTGGCCGTCCACCTGCACGGTGACTTCCCCTTCGAGCACATACGCGACCTCCGGGCCGGTCGCTTTGTGCCGCGCTTTAGCTGCATTCGGCGGAAATTCGGCGATGCCCATGCCCATCTCGCGGTTGGTCCCTGACACGGGGACGCGTTGCAGGACGATGGTGTCTTTGGTGGGCGGTGGCGTGCCGGCTGCCTTGGCTGATTGCAGCGGTGCGCTCAGTGTCATTGCCGCCGTCACGATCGACGCGAAGCGAAACACGCGGTTCATGGCGATTCCCCTTTTGATCAACGTGCGCCGCTGGCGGCGAGTGCCGTCAGAATCCGATGCGCGACAGTGACGCGATCGTCGATCGGCACGTTCTTGTTCGCGAGCATCACGATGCCGAGCTGCTTGCCGGGGATAAACGCCACATACGCGCCGAAGCCGTTCGTCGAGCCGGTCTTGTTGATCCAGACATCCTGCTGCGGCGCTAACGGCGGCTTGATTGCGGTGACGGGGGTCGCTTTCATCGTCATCGCCGTCGAGTTGCCTTCGAGCAGGGTCTTCAACGCCACCGGAGTCGCGTACTGCTCCCAGATCAGGTCCTGCGTCATCACGCCCGCCGTGAAGTAACCCGTATGCGTCGCCGTGATCGCGCGTTGCCAGGCGCCGTCGATCTGCACCAGATTCATGTTCGCTTGCAGGAAGCGCGTCATGTCGGTTGCCGTCGTCTTGACGCCGTACGCCTCGGCGGATAACACGCCGGGCGCGACGCGGATCGGCGCGCCGTCTTTCTTGTAGCCTTGCGCGTAGTCCGGCATGCGGGCGGCCGGCACGTCGATATAGCTGTTCTTCAGGCCGAGCGCGGGGAACAGGCGCTGTTGCATTAGCGGCGTGAACGCTTCGCCCATGCTTTTGGCCGTGATCAGACCGAGCGTGCCGATGCCGGGATTCGAATACGTCCGGCAAGTGCCTGGCGCGCAACCCGGTTTCCATGCTTTGAGGTAGCCCAGAAACTGCTCGTCGTTCTGGATCTCGTCGGGCACCTGCAGCGGCAGCACGCCGGGCGTATGCGTGCCCAGATTGACGAGACGCACGTTGCCGAACGGACTGCCTTGCAGCGACGGCAAGTAGTGGCTCGTCTTGTCCGACAGCGATAGCTTGCCGCTGACCTGCGCGTACGACGCCAGCGTCGCCGTGAAGGTCTTGCTGACGGAGCCGATTTCGAACAGGGTGTCTTGCGTGACTGGCTTGCCGGTTTCCGTCGACGCCACGCCGTAATTGAACACGTAGGGCTGACCCGCCACGATCACGCCGACCGCCATGCCGTGTACGCCGTCTTTGGCCATGAGCGGTTGAATGGCGGCGTCGACCGTGTGTTGAATGTTGGCTTGCGAGGCATTGTTGTTGTTGTTGTCGGCCGCGTGCGTGGCGGCGGTGGCGCACAGGGCGACGAATGCGATCGTCGCGATTGGGGTGAGGGGGCGGAGTTTCATTTGCGTTGTTTCCTTGAATATCGGCCAGGCCGCACTATCCGATATTTACGGTTGGCTGACAATCGACGATATGTTGCGTGAGGGTAAAGAAAATCTTGTGGGCGAGGAGCGCACGCCGATTACGGACTGGTCCACTCCGGTTTCGAATCACCCGTCTTTACCTCCCTATCTGAGCAGGTGTTTTCCCCGAGGGAATTACTAAGCTGCCTGTGTGCCATTTCTGGTTATTCAGCATGCCGGGCGGATAGAGCGACCCGTTAGTGAAAATGGCCAAAATTGATTCTCACTCAGGAGAAAACTTTGAAAGCCAACATGATAAAAGGCATTGCGGCCGGTCTTTTATGCGCCGTGATCGCAGCGTGTGGTGGAGGTGCTTCAGATCCGGTCGGTGTCAGTCAAAAGAAAATGTCCCATGCCGCCGTTGTGGCGAAGGGATTTATTTTCAGTCCCTACAAAGATCTCACGATCAATATGAACTGGAACACGAATGTGATTTCCACCAACGTGACGGGGTCGTTACAACCCATTCTGAGTGTGATGCCGGGCAAGCTCAATACGCTGACCTGGGCGTTCGCCACCGGCGAATGCGGGAGCGAAAACTGGGCGGGGCTGACGCCTTCGCAGGTGGCGGGGGCGAACGTTCAGGCGGCCGTCAATGCGGGCAAGAGCTATATCGTGTCCACCGGCGGCGCGGCAGGCTCGTTCACCTGCGGCTCGGACGCCGGCTTTAGCAAATTTATCCAGACCTATTACTCGGCCAATATGCTCGGTGTCGATTTCGATATTGAAGCGGGCCAAAGTCAGGACGACATTAACAACCTGATCCAGCGCGTGATCGTTGCGCAGAGAACTTATCCCAACTTGCGTTTCAGCTTTACGATCGCGACATTGGGCGGTAATTCGCCGCAAAGCCTGGGCGGCACGGGCGAGATGGTCATGAACGCCATTCAATCCGCCGGCTTGACGAATTACACGATCAACCTGATGACCATGGACTATGGCAGTTCCATTCCCGGCAATTGCGTGGTGGGCAGTAGCGGTTCGTGCGATATGGGGCAATCGGCGGTGCAGGCGGCGATCAATCTGCATGGCTATTACGGCGTGCCGTATAGCCAGATCGAACTCACGCCGATGATAGGCGGCAACGATACGCAAGACGAGGTCTTCACCACCGCCGACGTCGCGACCGTCTCCTCGTTCGCGACGCAGAACGGCCTGGCCGGCGTGCATTTCTGGTCGTTCGATCGCGACAACGACTGCGCGCCGGGCTACGCGTCGCCCACCTGCAATAGTTATGGCCAGGCGGGCACGCTGGGCTTTACCAATCAGTTCATCGCGCAGTTGGGCCTTTGATCGACGTGAGCGAAGCCACAACGGCGGCGTTCACACCGCCGCTGTGGCCTCACGTTTTCTCGACGGCGTGCCGTTCGCGACGAAGTAGGGCGTTTCGACGCGCGCCAACGCTGTCCGTCCGCGAATCCGGTCCGCGATTTTTTCCGCGAGCATGATGGTCGGCGCGTTCAGATTGCCAGTCGTGATGAGCGGCATGATCGACGCGTCGACCACGCGCAGCGCTTCCATGCCATGGACGCGCCCCTCATTGTCTACGACCGCCATGTCGTCATAGCCCATCTTGCACGAGCACGACGGATGGAACGCCGTCTCCGCACGCATGCGCACGAAGGCGTCGAGCTGTTCGTCGGTGCTCAGCTCGGCGCCGGGGTTCAACTCACGGCCGCGATAACGGTCGAGCGCCGGTTGCCGCATGATTTCGCGCGTAATGCGAATGCCGTCGCGGAATTCGCGCCAGTCGAGCGGATCGGCCATGTAGTTGAACAGGATGCTCGGATGCACGTTCGGATCGCGCGAAGCGAGCTTCACGCGGCCGCGGCTCGGCGAACGCATCGAGCCGACGTGGGCCTGAAAGCCGTGCATCCTGATCGCGTTCGAGCCGTTGTAATTGATCGCGACCGGCAGGAAGTGATACTGGATGTTCGGCCACAAATCGTCGTCGCGTGTGCGGATGAAGCCGCCCGCTTCGAACTGGTTGCTCGCGCCGATACCCGTGCCGTTCAGCATCCATTCGAGGCCGATGCCGGGCTGGTTCCACCATTGCAACGCGGGGTAAAGCGACACCGGTTCCTTGCACTCGTACTGGATATACATCTCCAGATGGTCCTGCAGGTTTTCGCCGACGCCGGGCAGATCGTGCACGAGCGGCACGTCGAGTTCGCGCAGCCACGTCGAGCGACCCACGCCGGAGCGCTGCAACAGTTGCGGGGAGGCAATCGCGCCGCTGCACACCAGCACTTCGCGGCGCGCCTGCGCGTTCACCGCCTTGCCGTGATGCAGATACGTAACGCCGACCGCCCGTTTGCCGGAGAACAGCACGCGATCGGTCACCGCATGCGTGACGATGGTCAGATTCGGCCGCGTTTTCGCGCGATCCAGATAGCCGCGCGCCGTGCTCGAACGCCGGCCATTCGCGGTGACGGTGCGGTCCATCGGGCCGAAGCCTTCCTGCTGGTAGCCGTTCAGGTCGTCGGTACGCGGAAAGCCGGCCTGTACACCGGCTTCGACCATCGCGGCGAACAGCGGATTGTTGCCGGGCTTGCTGGTCGTGACATGCACGGGGCCGTCGCCGCCGTGATACGGATTCGCGCCCACGTCGCGCGTTTCGGCCTTGCGGAAATACGGCAGGCAATCCAGATAGGTCCAGTTTTCCAGACCCGCGCGCGTGGCCCAGCCGTCGTAATCGAGCGCATTGCCGCGGATATAGCACATGCCGTTGATCAGCGACGAACCGCCGAGCCCTTTGCCGCGACCGCATTCCATGCGGCGGTTATTCATATGCGGCTCGGGGTCCGTTTCGTAGGCCCAGTTATAACGGCGGCCTTGCAGCGGATAAGCGAGCGCGGCCGGCATTTGCGTGCGGAAGTCGAAGCGGTAATCGGGACCGCCTGCTTCGAGTAGCAGCACGCTCACGTCCGCGTCTTCAGTGAGGCGCGACGCGAGCACGTTGCCCGCCGAACCTGCACCGACGACAATGTAGTCGTATTCGTTCGAAGCCATCGCGTTTCTCCTCGTCAGAATACCGGTTGATAGGGGCCGAGTTCGACCTGCACGGACTTGATGCGCGTGTAGTGTTCGAGCGTGGTGAGGCCGTTTTCGCGGCCGACGCCCGACTGTTTATAGCCGCCCACCGGCATTTCGGCGGGCGACTCCCCCCACGTGTTGATCCAGCAGATACCGGCTTCGAGCCGATGAATCACGCGATGCGCGCGCGCCAGGTTTTCGGTCACGACGCCCGCGGCGAGTCCGTACGCGGTGTGGTTCGCGCGGCTGACGGCTTCGTCTTCGGCGTCGAAAACGAGCAGGCTCATCACGGGCCCGAAGATTTCCTCGCGCACGATACGCATCTCGTCACGACAGTCGGCGAACACCGTGGGCTCGACGTATTGACCGTTGGCGAAATGACCGTCGGTAAGACGCTTGCCGCCCGCGATCAGGCGCGCGCCTTCCTGCACGCCGCTTTCAATGTAGCCCAGCACCTTCTGCAATTGCGCGCCGCTGACCAGCGGGCCGAAGTTGGTGCGCGCGTCGTTCGGCGCGCCGACGCGAATGCGCTTCACCCGTTCCAGCACGAGCGCTTCGAAGCGTGCCATCACGCTGCGTTGCACGAACACGCGCGTGCCGTTGGTGCAGACCTGGCCCGAGCTGAAGAAGTTGGCGCTCATCGCGATGTCGGCGGCGCGTTCGAGGTTGGCGTCGTCGAACACGAGCAAGGGCGACTTGCCGCCGAGTTCCATCGTCACTTCTTTCAGCGACGAAGCGCCGGCGAGCGACATCACTTTCTTGCCGGTCTCCACACCGCCGGTAAACGAAATCTTCTCGATGTCCGGATGCGCGGCGAGCATCGCGCCTACGCGGCCATCGCCTTGCACGACGTTGAAGACGCCAGGCGGCAGGCCGGCTTCGGTGTAGATCTCGGCGAGCTTTAACGCCGACAGCGGCGTGATTTCGCTCGGCTTGAAAATCATCGCGTTGCCCGCCGCGAGTGCGGGCGCGGATTTCCAGCACGCAATCTGGATCGGGTAATTCCACGCGCCGATTCCCGCGCATACGCCCAACGGTTCGCGCCGCGTATAAACGAACGAGGTCGGCCGCAACGGAATCTGCTGCCCCTCGATGGCGGTGGCGAGCCCCGCGTAGTACTCGATCACGTCCGCGCCGGTGACGATGTCCACGGCCTGCGTCTCCGCAATCGGCTTGCCGGTGTCGCGTGTTTCGAGCGCGGCGAGTTCGTCGTTGCGCTCGCGGAGTAGCTCGACCGCGCGGCGCAGAATGCGCGAGCGCTGCATGGCCGTGAGCGAGGCCCATTCGCGCTGACCGTCGCGCGCGGATTGCACCGCACGGTCGACGTCCGCCGCCGACGCCTGTTGCACCGTGGCGAGCGTTTCGCCGGTGGCGGGGTCGAGCGTGTCGAAGGTTTCTCCGCCGGTCGCGTCGACATAGCCGCCGCCGATATAGAGACGTTGGGTTGCGAATACCGCCATGACTTGCTCCTTGCTGAAGAGTGGACTGGTCTAGGCGCGTGCCGCCAGCACCAGATCGATATATTCATTGGCCACGCGCAGTGCCGCTTTGGGGTCGAACGGTTCGCCCGACAATGCGCCGCGCAGCCACAAGCCGTCGATCAGCGCCGCGAGGCCGCTGGCCGCGCGGCGCGCCGCCGGACGCGGCAGCGCTTTCGAGAAATCCGCGCACAGATTCGAGTTCAGCCGCCGCGTGTTCACGTACTGCAAGCGCCGCAATTGCGGCTTGTGCATGCTCTCGGACCAGAACGCGAGCCAGGTTTTCATTACCGGACCACTGGTTTGCTCCGCGTCGAAATTCGCGGCGACCACCGCACGCAGTTTCGAGCGCGGGTCGGCCTTGGCGGCGCGACGGCGGCGCGACGTGGCCTGCCACAAATCGCGCAATACGTGCCGCATGGTGGCTTCGAGCAGCCCGTCCTTGTCGCCGAAATAGTGGCTGACGATGCCGGTGGAAATGCTCGCGCGCTGCGCCACGGAAGCGAGCGTGGCGCCCGCGAGACCGGTCTGGTCGATCGTGAGCAGGGTGGCGTCGATCAGTTGCGCGCGACGGATTTCGCGCATTCCGAGTTTGGGCATGGCGCTGGCAGTAACAGGGCAAAAGGCGGGCACGTATCGTTTCGCCCACCGGGTCGATGGGGCATGTTAGTTTTTTTATATTGAACGGTCAATCAATAAAAGACGGCCAGCATCAACGTGGACGCGGCTTGCGGCGGCCGTGTCGGTTCCGGTCAAACTCCTGTCGCGTTAGACCCCAGTGCTTTGTTCAGCGGGCGCTACGCTCGTTGAACGGCGTGCCGCGCGAGAGTCGGTCACGCCGCTCACAAGACATGGAGACAGACAATGAGCAGCAATCGCGGCGTCGTGTATCTCGGGCAGGGCAAGGTGGAAGTGCAGTCGATCGACTTTCCGAAGATGGTCGATCCACGCGGCCGGTCGATCGGCCACGGCGTGATCCTGAAGGTGGTGAGCACGAATATTTGCGGCTCCGATCAGCACATGGTGCGCGGCCGCACGACCGCCGAAGTCGGCCTCGTGCTCGGTCATGAAATCACCGGCGAGGTGGTCGAGGTGGGCCGCGACGTCGAGACGCTGAAGATCGGCGATCTGGTCTCGGTGCCGTTCAACGTGGCCTGCGGGCGCTGTCCCACCTGCAAGGCGCAGCACACCGGTGTGTGTCTGAACGTGAACCCGGCGCGTGCGGGCGGCGCGTATGGCTATGTGGACATGGGTGGCTGGATCGGCGGCCAGGCCGAATACGTGCTGGTGCCGTATGCAGACTTCAACCTGCTGAAATTCCCCGACTACGCGCAGGCCATGTCGAAAATCCGCGACCTCACATGTCTGTCCGACATTCTGCCGACCGGTTATCACGGCGCGGTGATGGCCGGCGTGAAGCCGGGCGCGACTGTTTATATCGCGGGCGCGGGGCCGGTGGGCATGGCGGCGGCGGCGTCTGCGCGACTGTTGGGCGCGGCCTGCACGATCGTCGGCGATATGAACGAAGCGCGGCTCGCGCATGCTCGCAAGATGGGTTTCCAGACGATCGATCTGTCGAAAGACGCCACGCTAACGGAGCAGATCGAGCAGATTCTCGGCAAGCCGGAAGTGGATTGCGCGGTGGACTGCGTGGGCTTCGAAGCGCACGGTCACGGCAGCAGCGGTTCGCACGAGGAAGCACCGGCTACCGTGCTCAATTCGCTGATGGAAATCACGCGGGCGGCCGGCGCGATCGGCATTCCCGGGCTCTACGTGACGGACGATCCGGGCGCGGCCGACGCCGCCGCACGCAAAGGCGCGCTGAGCATCCGCTTCGGGCTGGGTTGGGCGAAGTCGCACTCGTTCCATACCGGGCAAACGCCGGTGATGAAGTACAACCACAATCTGATGCAGGCGATTTTGTGGGACCGTCTGCCGATTGCGGATATCGTCAACGTGACGGTGGTGTCGCTGGATGATGCGCCGGAAGGGTATCGCCAGTTCGACGGCGGCGCGCCGCGGAAGTTTGTGATTGATCCGCATGGGTTGTTGAAGGCGGCTTGATGCGCGGTGGGGGGGCGTAGCGGGAACCTGAGAGTGCCGCACCCACAAAAACAAAACGCGTTGAACGGTGTTCCGTTCAACGCATTTTTTGTTGTCTTGGGCTTTTACGACCAAAGCCGTTCAAGCTGAATTCAAGCCGACCTCAAGCCGCCATCACCGGCATCGCCGCCAGCGAAGGCGCCTGCTTGCGCCGCTCGCGCGTGGGCGCCGTGCCGAACGCGTCGCGATAACTCTTCGAGAAGTGGCAAGCCGACTGGAACCCGCACGCCATCGTGATGTGCATGATCGACATATCGGTCTGCAGCAGCAATTCACGGGCGCGCCGCAAGCGCAGCGTCAGATAGTAATGCGTCGGCGTCATCCCCAGATGTTCGCGGAATAGCCGCTGCAATTGCCGTTGCGACATCCCCGCGAGCCGCGCGAGTTCTTCGCGCGAGAGCGGCTCTTCGATGTTGTTCTCCATCAGCGAGATCACTTCGAACAGCGACTTGTTGGCCGAACCGAGCCGCGCCACCAGCGGCATTTTCTGTTGCGCGCTGGTGTCGCGCACATGTTCGACGATGAACTGCTCCGCGATCTGCGTGACGCGCGCCGTGCCGACGCGCGGTGCGATCAGGTTCAGCATCATGTCGAGCGGCGCGACGCCGCCGGTGCAGGTCACGCGATCGCGGTCGATCACGAACAGCTCTTTCAGAAAGCGCGTGTCGGGAAACTCTTCCTTGAGCGCCGACATGTTCTCCCAATGAATCGCGCACGCGTAGCCGGCCAGCAGACCGGCGCGCGCCAGCGCATAAGTGCCCGTGCACAGGCTGCCGAGCACGCTGCCCATGCGCGCGAAACGGCGCAACGCGGACAGGTGATCGGGAGTCGTCGCGCGTTGCACGTCGATGCCGCCGACCACGAACACGATATCCGGCTGCCCGACGCATTCGACC contains:
- the fdhA gene encoding formaldehyde dehydrogenase, glutathione-independent, translated to MSSNRGVVYLGQGKVEVQSIDFPKMVDPRGRSIGHGVILKVVSTNICGSDQHMVRGRTTAEVGLVLGHEITGEVVEVGRDVETLKIGDLVSVPFNVACGRCPTCKAQHTGVCLNVNPARAGGAYGYVDMGGWIGGQAEYVLVPYADFNLLKFPDYAQAMSKIRDLTCLSDILPTGYHGAVMAGVKPGATVYIAGAGPVGMAAAASARLLGAACTIVGDMNEARLAHARKMGFQTIDLSKDATLTEQIEQILGKPEVDCAVDCVGFEAHGHGSSGSHEEAPATVLNSLMEITRAAGAIGIPGLYVTDDPGAADAAARKGALSIRFGLGWAKSHSFHTGQTPVMKYNHNLMQAILWDRLPIADIVNVTVVSLDDAPEGYRQFDGGAPRKFVIDPHGLLKAA
- a CDS encoding glycosyl hydrolase — protein: MKANMIKGIAAGLLCAVIAACGGGASDPVGVSQKKMSHAAVVAKGFIFSPYKDLTINMNWNTNVISTNVTGSLQPILSVMPGKLNTLTWAFATGECGSENWAGLTPSQVAGANVQAAVNAGKSYIVSTGGAAGSFTCGSDAGFSKFIQTYYSANMLGVDFDIEAGQSQDDINNLIQRVIVAQRTYPNLRFSFTIATLGGNSPQSLGGTGEMVMNAIQSAGLTNYTINLMTMDYGSSIPGNCVVGSSGSCDMGQSAVQAAINLHGYYGVPYSQIELTPMIGGNDTQDEVFTTADVATVSSFATQNGLAGVHFWSFDRDNDCAPGYASPTCNSYGQAGTLGFTNQFIAQLGL
- the ampC gene encoding class C beta-lactamase, with protein sequence MKLRPLTPIATIAFVALCATAATHAADNNNNNASQANIQHTVDAAIQPLMAKDGVHGMAVGVIVAGQPYVFNYGVASTETGKPVTQDTLFEIGSVSKTFTATLASYAQVSGKLSLSDKTSHYLPSLQGSPFGNVRLVNLGTHTPGVLPLQVPDEIQNDEQFLGYLKAWKPGCAPGTCRTYSNPGIGTLGLITAKSMGEAFTPLMQQRLFPALGLKNSYIDVPAARMPDYAQGYKKDGAPIRVAPGVLSAEAYGVKTTATDMTRFLQANMNLVQIDGAWQRAITATHTGYFTAGVMTQDLIWEQYATPVALKTLLEGNSTAMTMKATPVTAIKPPLAPQQDVWINKTGSTNGFGAYVAFIPGKQLGIVMLANKNVPIDDRVTVAHRILTALAASGAR
- a CDS encoding GlxA family transcriptional regulator, with translation MSTDRTASLSHFAFMPLPNFTMIAFTNAIEVLRMANYLTGQTLYRWSIVSPDGGPVAASNGLSVDTGPVECVGQPDIVFVVGGIDVQRATTPDHLSALRRFARMGSVLGSLCTGTYALARAGLLAGYACAIHWENMSALKEEFPDTRFLKELFVIDRDRVTCTGGVAPLDMMLNLIAPRVGTARVTQIAEQFIVEHVRDTSAQQKMPLVARLGSANKSLFEVISLMENNIEEPLSREELARLAGMSQRQLQRLFREHLGMTPTHYYLTLRLRRARELLLQTDMSIMHITMACGFQSACHFSKSYRDAFGTAPTRERRKQAPSLAAMPVMAA
- the betI gene encoding transcriptional regulator BetI, which encodes MPKLGMREIRRAQLIDATLLTIDQTGLAGATLASVAQRASISTGIVSHYFGDKDGLLEATMRHVLRDLWQATSRRRRAAKADPRSKLRAVVAANFDAEQTSGPVMKTWLAFWSESMHKPQLRRLQYVNTRRLNSNLCADFSKALPRPAARRAASGLAALIDGLWLRGALSGEPFDPKAALRVANEYIDLVLAARA
- the betB gene encoding betaine-aldehyde dehydrogenase, giving the protein MAVFATQRLYIGGGYVDATGGETFDTLDPATGETLATVQQASAADVDRAVQSARDGQREWASLTAMQRSRILRRAVELLRERNDELAALETRDTGKPIAETQAVDIVTGADVIEYYAGLATAIEGQQIPLRPTSFVYTRREPLGVCAGIGAWNYPIQIACWKSAPALAAGNAMIFKPSEITPLSALKLAEIYTEAGLPPGVFNVVQGDGRVGAMLAAHPDIEKISFTGGVETGKKVMSLAGASSLKEVTMELGGKSPLLVFDDANLERAADIAMSANFFSSGQVCTNGTRVFVQRSVMARFEALVLERVKRIRVGAPNDARTNFGPLVSGAQLQKVLGYIESGVQEGARLIAGGKRLTDGHFANGQYVEPTVFADCRDEMRIVREEIFGPVMSLLVFDAEDEAVSRANHTAYGLAAGVVTENLARAHRVIHRLEAGICWINTWGESPAEMPVGGYKQSGVGRENGLTTLEHYTRIKSVQVELGPYQPVF
- a CDS encoding cupin domain-containing protein, with amino-acid sequence MNRVFRFASIVTAAMTLSAPLQSAKAAGTPPPTKDTIVLQRVPVSGTNREMGMGIAEFPPNAAKARHKATGPEVAYVLEGEVTVQVDGQPDRIVHAGESYRMPANVVHVTKAGPAGAKVLATWAWIPGKPFNVAAPN
- the betA gene encoding choline dehydrogenase, translated to MASNEYDYIVVGAGSAGNVLASRLTEDADVSVLLLEAGGPDYRFDFRTQMPAALAYPLQGRRYNWAYETDPEPHMNNRRMECGRGKGLGGSSLINGMCYIRGNALDYDGWATRAGLENWTYLDCLPYFRKAETRDVGANPYHGGDGPVHVTTSKPGNNPLFAAMVEAGVQAGFPRTDDLNGYQQEGFGPMDRTVTANGRRSSTARGYLDRAKTRPNLTIVTHAVTDRVLFSGKRAVGVTYLHHGKAVNAQARREVLVCSGAIASPQLLQRSGVGRSTWLRELDVPLVHDLPGVGENLQDHLEMYIQYECKEPVSLYPALQWWNQPGIGLEWMLNGTGIGASNQFEAGGFIRTRDDDLWPNIQYHFLPVAINYNGSNAIRMHGFQAHVGSMRSPSRGRVKLASRDPNVHPSILFNYMADPLDWREFRDGIRITREIMRQPALDRYRGRELNPGAELSTDEQLDAFVRMRAETAFHPSCSCKMGYDDMAVVDNEGRVHGMEALRVVDASIMPLITTGNLNAPTIMLAEKIADRIRGRTALARVETPYFVANGTPSRKREATAAV